Proteins encoded in a region of the Capsicum annuum cultivar UCD-10X-F1 unplaced genomic scaffold, UCD10Xv1.1 ctg80546, whole genome shotgun sequence genome:
- the LOC107870240 gene encoding uncharacterized protein LOC107870240 isoform X2, whose product MFSGLISYCYDQQSWETMSKSSKSIALRMKVHCKDCGVELKKQLKEVNGVDSVDIDHKLGKVVISGKVDPEKVLRKLEKRGREAELWPCEKLKVNDPPSGSNIVEVKLFDNPRLHNVEVKLTFQGQSTSNNTGITQSKVLPHGGGGRLCSASSSCCGCNHGNTRFGSCYANNRNNYCYHNVPATQPEMLPHGGGLCFASLSCCGGHGGNYTHSGSYCADNRNNYSCHCLRPLPMGYIPHPLMMQPPWSGDRTIPSAPPLPSDYFQPPASPPSYLSVRPSYYSVLSDENTNRCIIQ is encoded by the coding sequence GTCTGATTAGCTATTGCTATGATCAGCAATCTTGGGAAACAATGTCGAAATCTTCCAAGAGCATTGCTCTCAGGATGAAAGTACACTGCAAGGATTGTGGAGTGGAACTAAAAAAGCAGCTGAAAGAGGTGAACGGTGTTGATTCAGTTGACATTGATCATAAACTTGGGAAAGTAGTCATTTCAGGCAAAGTAGATCCTGAAAAAGTCCTACGCAAGCTTGAGAAGCGTGGGAGAGAAGCCGAGCTTTGGccatgtgaaaaattaaaagtGAATGATCCACCGAGTGGTTCGAACATTGTGGAGGTCAAGCTATTTGATAACCCAAGATTGCATAATGTGGAGGTCAAGCTGACTTTCCAAGGACAATCAACAAGTAATAACACTGGGATAACACAATCAAAAGTGCTTCCACATGGTGGTGGTGGTCGACTTTGTTCTGCGTCTTCATCATGTTGTGGTTGCAATCATGGTAATACTAGATTTGGTTCTTGTTATGCCAATAACAGAAACAACTATTGTTACCATAATGTACCGGCTACACAACCGGAGATGCTTCCACATGGTGGTGGACTTTGTTTTGCATCTTTGTCGTGTTGTGGTGGCCACGGTGGTAATTATACTCATTCTGGTTCTTATTGTGCGGATAACAGAAACAACTATTCTTGCCATTGCCTGCGGCCGCTGCCAATGGGATACATTCCTCATCCACTTATGATGCAGCCACCATGGTCAGGTGATCGTACTATTCCATCAGCTCCTCCTTTGCCGTCCGACTATTTTCAGCCACCGGCATCACCACCTTCATACTTGTCAGTGCGTCCTTCCTATTACAGCGTCTTAAGCGACGAGAACACGAATAGATGTATAATCCAAtga
- the LOC107870240 gene encoding uncharacterized protein LOC107870240 isoform X3, producing MSKSSKSIALRMKVHCKDCGVELKKQLKEVNGVDSVDIDHKLGKVVISGKVDPEKVLRKLEKRGREAELWPCEKLKVNDPPSGSNIVEVKLFDNPRLHNVEVKLTFQGQSTSNNTGITQSKVLPHGGGGRLCSASSSCCGCNHGNTRFGSCYANNRNNYCYHNVPATQPEMLPHGGGLCFASLSCCGGHGGNYTHSGSYCADNRNNYSCHCLRPLPMGYIPHPLMMQPPWSGDRTIPSAPPLPSDYFQPPASPPSYLSVRPSYYSVLSDENTNRCIIQ from the coding sequence ATGTCGAAATCTTCCAAGAGCATTGCTCTCAGGATGAAAGTACACTGCAAGGATTGTGGAGTGGAACTAAAAAAGCAGCTGAAAGAGGTGAACGGTGTTGATTCAGTTGACATTGATCATAAACTTGGGAAAGTAGTCATTTCAGGCAAAGTAGATCCTGAAAAAGTCCTACGCAAGCTTGAGAAGCGTGGGAGAGAAGCCGAGCTTTGGccatgtgaaaaattaaaagtGAATGATCCACCGAGTGGTTCGAACATTGTGGAGGTCAAGCTATTTGATAACCCAAGATTGCATAATGTGGAGGTCAAGCTGACTTTCCAAGGACAATCAACAAGTAATAACACTGGGATAACACAATCAAAAGTGCTTCCACATGGTGGTGGTGGTCGACTTTGTTCTGCGTCTTCATCATGTTGTGGTTGCAATCATGGTAATACTAGATTTGGTTCTTGTTATGCCAATAACAGAAACAACTATTGTTACCATAATGTACCGGCTACACAACCGGAGATGCTTCCACATGGTGGTGGACTTTGTTTTGCATCTTTGTCGTGTTGTGGTGGCCACGGTGGTAATTATACTCATTCTGGTTCTTATTGTGCGGATAACAGAAACAACTATTCTTGCCATTGCCTGCGGCCGCTGCCAATGGGATACATTCCTCATCCACTTATGATGCAGCCACCATGGTCAGGTGATCGTACTATTCCATCAGCTCCTCCTTTGCCGTCCGACTATTTTCAGCCACCGGCATCACCACCTTCATACTTGTCAGTGCGTCCTTCCTATTACAGCGTCTTAAGCGACGAGAACACGAATAGATGTATAATCCAAtga
- the LOC107870240 gene encoding uncharacterized protein LOC107870240 isoform X1, whose translation MFSGLISYCYDQQSWETMSKSSKSIALRMKVHCKDCGVELKKQLKEVNGVDSVDIDHKLGKVVISGKVDPEKVLRKLEKRGREAELWPCEKLKVNDPPSGSNIVEVKLFDNPRLHNVEVKLTFQGQSTSNNTGITQSKVLPHGGGGRLCSASSSCCGCNHGNTRFGSCYANNRNNYCYHNVPATQPEMLPHGGGLCFASLSCCGGHGGNYTHSGSYCADNRNNYSCHCLRPLPMGYIPHPLMMQPPWSGDRTIPSAPPLPSDYFQPPASPPSYLSVRPSYYSVLSDENTNRCIIQ comes from the coding sequence ATGTTTTCAGGTCTGATTAGCTATTGCTATGATCAGCAATCTTGGGAAACAATGTCGAAATCTTCCAAGAGCATTGCTCTCAGGATGAAAGTACACTGCAAGGATTGTGGAGTGGAACTAAAAAAGCAGCTGAAAGAGGTGAACGGTGTTGATTCAGTTGACATTGATCATAAACTTGGGAAAGTAGTCATTTCAGGCAAAGTAGATCCTGAAAAAGTCCTACGCAAGCTTGAGAAGCGTGGGAGAGAAGCCGAGCTTTGGccatgtgaaaaattaaaagtGAATGATCCACCGAGTGGTTCGAACATTGTGGAGGTCAAGCTATTTGATAACCCAAGATTGCATAATGTGGAGGTCAAGCTGACTTTCCAAGGACAATCAACAAGTAATAACACTGGGATAACACAATCAAAAGTGCTTCCACATGGTGGTGGTGGTCGACTTTGTTCTGCGTCTTCATCATGTTGTGGTTGCAATCATGGTAATACTAGATTTGGTTCTTGTTATGCCAATAACAGAAACAACTATTGTTACCATAATGTACCGGCTACACAACCGGAGATGCTTCCACATGGTGGTGGACTTTGTTTTGCATCTTTGTCGTGTTGTGGTGGCCACGGTGGTAATTATACTCATTCTGGTTCTTATTGTGCGGATAACAGAAACAACTATTCTTGCCATTGCCTGCGGCCGCTGCCAATGGGATACATTCCTCATCCACTTATGATGCAGCCACCATGGTCAGGTGATCGTACTATTCCATCAGCTCCTCCTTTGCCGTCCGACTATTTTCAGCCACCGGCATCACCACCTTCATACTTGTCAGTGCGTCCTTCCTATTACAGCGTCTTAAGCGACGAGAACACGAATAGATGTATAATCCAAtga